From a single Dysidea avara chromosome 14, odDysAvar1.4, whole genome shotgun sequence genomic region:
- the LOC136244793 gene encoding uncharacterized protein → MPVAIESIVLTEKDIPGVMLNEPFDEHTIPELRWWLLMQKVIEDRLPVVDVDGSYLHHKVQKYNPALTKQLPLTSWQVVNNANYKVMANKVPRVIPGLLYNYLANNCENSEDEGLGAFRALQRGCKMTPSMKAGLYQVYVLLLRQNGLASIKKATCDCVAGESASCTHISGLLHALVALCPTEIDSTAKLGEDNSSSVQPVPITSLECQWSKPRCRKDSKVEVSNVSFKKHVYGRQRKHELEPINDFDPHPHEYKGTASQKLRCFLEAMKGKDLGVSVMFDENLRIWEEDAEAPEPDKFDLLSNSDLIERVKKFKSTLTVTPEDTSNREGDNRSGPVITVKRYRLTASTFGRIYHMQSTTAPDSFIKQLRQSGVVHSSNSVGEVSGTSSLTALLLLTFR, encoded by the exons ATGCCAGTAGCAATAGAGAGTATCGTTCTTACAGAGAAGGATATACCTGGAGTGATGTTGAATGAACCGTTTGACGAGCACACTATTCCTGAGCTTAGATGGTGGTTGCT AATGCAAAAGGTAATAGAGGACAGGCTGCCTGTAGTGGACGTTGATGGGTCTTACCTCCACCATAAGGTACAGAAGTACAATCCTGCTCTAACTAAACAGCTTCCATTAACCAGCTGGCAAGTTGTCAATAATGCCAATTACAAGGTAATGGCAAACAAAGTTCCAAGAGTAATACCAG GTCTGCTGTATAACTACTTGGCTAATAATTGTGAAAATAGTGAAGATGAAGGATTAGGAGCATTTAGAGCCTTGCAGCGTGG ATGCAAGATGACCCCATCAATGAAGGCTGGACTGTACCAAGTGTATGTCTTGCTGTTGAGACAAAATGGACTTGCGTCAATTAAAAAAGCTACATGTGATTGTGTTGCAGG GGAATCTGCTTCATGTACACATATTTCTGGACTTCTTCATGCTCTTGTTGCATTGTGTCCAACAGAAATTGATAGCACAGCTAAACTAGGTGAAGATAATTCTAGCAGTGTACAACCAGTTCCTATAACATCACTGGAGTGTCAATGGAGTAAACCACGCTGCCGTAAAGACAGCAAGGTTGAAGTGAGCAATGTGTCTTTTAAGAAGCATGTGTATGGTAGACAGAGAAAACATGAACTGGAACCTATCAATGACTTTGATCCCCATCCACATGAATACAAAGGCACTGCGTCACAGAAGCTCCGGTGCTTTTTAGAAGCTATGAAAGGCAAGGATCTTGGTGTTTCAGTGATGTTTGATGAAAATCTGCGGATATGGGAGGAGGATGCAGAGGCCCCAGAACCAGATAAGTTTGATTTGCTGTCAAATTCTGACCTGATTGAAAGGGTCAAGAAGTTCAAAAGTACATTGACTGTAACACCTGAGGATACGTCAAATAGAGAAGGAGACAATAGATCAGGACCAGTCATTACCGTTAAGCGATATCGGTTAACAGCATCAACATTTGGAAGGATATACCACATGCAATCCACTACTGCTCCTGATTCCTTCATTAAACAGCTTAGGCAGTCAGGAGTTGTCCACTCCAGCAATTCAGTGGGGGAAGTCTCAGGAACCAGTAGCCTtacagcattattattattaacctTCAGGTGA
- the LOC136244329 gene encoding uncharacterized protein isoform X1 has translation MSEPPLKRPKVNTMSSTDIQGFQFSGSYKGDGADSESLELRIDWDPISEYAKSLQIVSGDIFAGGNWQMSFFVKKLSVESSDDKSAKITGEGKVWDSKSKVSIEVIVTKDYGDEVNATVNLKIEDTERSFSCSRYTRFYRTVEVEIDYTSEKFYLPKYNTHLHPSRPPFLSQRDIDLFSAYADAGIDLQLDSEECTLVADPDPNTAWTNAELYEIQKKECESEDPNKWKIWGVITEKYAHGSSVVAAMFDTNTRKGFGVFTEAGLLSGLPPTFPKQGQILSLKEKMALRHYLFAVVHECGHAFNLQHCFSLGRPDSLTWMNYASAYNRTNGSDAFFRNFEFKFDDIELMWLRHGPYNKVKPGEGNWGKLSPSIIPASLDPDDPRSWAKLLTFDVRLSKTEYTQMEPITLECRLRLTDTCTHSVFIETGFSPKYDLVKIYVTRPSGEIEQVNGCDTQDLIGSSMELYPLGSPDGPDRHSELVMLLYEADGFLFKEPGTYKIVAVYKSSDKELISNTITFDVVAYQGENSQETLARFFQGDVGRYIALGGNRSAKYDQVREFLESLALNPQDASWAGALVAETFPAYAKTFKLIKSAKKDGKIDVGKLAQPGFAKLIKSTDAAVKFYKAKGTKGDNLLYTHMILHRAELLLAAGEKNKAKAEVEEAINVMQRRGLKAFVVQKINEIWLNMCGEAIPKVFDAKTMSNNIFMFEDKNFDPDDTAYGDRNREFTLTLGEVFSQFNERHLAASTLIVNDMFNLADETEDLKSVIDYVYELQHGRMYNQEMIKYAFALFVIHHPLARQAGLRYPENTTPAKPNPFLETRPTGPPDESWMNYWRNDSEFVYHHDHWHRVYVGQSLPSSAGTHLDRQGELFGYMHQQMLARYNAEREAQGLPVVVPYEFDEVEPDGCDLRPTFTHPSFAPRPAGMKWSDNNIQQFRQWDYALNNVIQTGQIYGPNMETINLRDPQTGSAYFGPNYFGHIVEATTSTFYRYYGSLHNMGHGVFGSIGQPPKRSSYMNSTATAVRDPIFFRWHKRVDTYIENFNNTLATELAANAPDVRITPGDVIITSSPTPPANFGNFGGSTWIVNDFASDNIYTELGPAKFDGEFGKLTREPYSYHIRVTRTNPSTISNPLYLTIRIFICPANTAADRRRWIEMDKFRYILPANQPAGVISRQDKHSSVIRRFPEDMQDDIEGNTTNTVSGFCECGWPYNMLFPCGTARGEPFKICVFISDNNVDQQGIRTHCGSLSYCGAQGQKYPDQKQMGYPFATPMLVNGQPVSVDQAATQLRNMAVADFSIVNRDVRYGSPMATTTVAIPQYDQIAWYSQDQLNISRQSPYVASQWTGVFRVLIDGSATKGSGNNFVVRFEGRGYGNGPYSIANVNIGKRLPRTLSITGQAKTINFEGGQGVIVVIPEGGAQSLPVEMPFEEDDDYFVTFQVLQPSCFLRNPTSTGQTLYSSQGGQDLALLPNWDNAYEQAVTNIYAVSKIVLSK, from the coding sequence GTTTCCAGTTCAGTGGAAGCTACAAAGGAGATGGAGCTGATTCTGAAAGTCTTGAGCTAAGAATTGATTGGGACCCAATTTCTGAATATGCCAAAAGCTTACAAATTGTGTCCGGAGATATTTTTGCTGGAGGAAATTGGCAGATGTCCTTCTTTGTAAAGAAGCTGAGTGTTGAATCATCTGATGATAAATCTGCCAAGATAACTGGTGAAGGAAAGGTATGGGACTCCAAGTCTAAAGTTTCTATTGAGGTAATTGTTACAAAAGATTATGGAGATGAGGTAAACGCGACAGTCAATTTGAAAATTGAAGATACAGAAAGGTCCTTTAGCTGTTCCCGCTACACCAGATTCTATCGCACAGTAGAAGTGGAAATTGACTACACTTCAGAGAAGTTCTACTTGCCAAAGTACAATACCCACTTGCATCCATCAAGACCACCATTTTTGTCCCAACGAGATATTGATCTCTTCAGTGCATATGCTGATGCTGGCATAGACCTACAACTGGACAGTGAAGAGTGTACACTGGTTGCTGATCCTGACCCCAACACAGCATGGACTAATGCTGAACTCTATGAAATCCAGAAGAAGGAATGTGAAAGTGAAGACCCCAACAAATGGAAGATCTGGGGTGTTATCACAGAGAAGTATGCACATGGCTCTTCAGTTGTTGCCGCAATGTTTGATACCAACACTAGAAAGGGATTTGGAGTTTTCACTGAAGCTGGTTTGCTGTCTGGTTTACCACCTACTTTTCCTAAACAAGGTCAAATTCTGTCACTGAAAGAAAAGATGGCACTACGTCATTATTTGTTTGCTGTAGTTCATGAGTGTGGACATGCCTTTAATTTGCAGCATTGCTTCAGTTTAGGCAGGCCTGATAGCCTTACGTGGATGAATTATGCATCAGCGTACAATCGCACAAACGGCAGCGATGCTTTCTTCAGAAATTTTGAATTCAAATTTGATGATATTGAGCTTATGTGGCTGCGACATGGTCCCTACAACAAGGTGAAACCAGGAGAAGGTAACTGGGGGAAATTGTCTCCATCTATTATCCCTGCTAGTCTTGATCCAGATGATCCAAGGAGTTGGGCTAAGCTACTGACATTTGATGTCCGCTTGTCTAAGACAGAGTATACCCAAATGGAGCCCATTACATTAGAGTGCAGGCTGCGACTCACAGACACCTGTACTCATTCTGTTTTTATTGAAACTGGCTTTTCACCCAAGTATGACCTTGTGAAGATTTATGTCACACGTCCATCAGGAGAAATAGAGCAGGTAAATGGCTGTGATACTCAAGATTTAATTGGTTCTTCCATGGAGTTGTATCCTCTGGGGTCTCCAGATGGTCCTGATCGTCACAGTGAACTGGTGATGCTGCTTTATGAAGCAGATGGCTTTTTGTTTAAAGAACCTGGTACATATAAGATTGTAGCAGTTTATAAATCTAGTGATAAAGAGCTCATTAgtaatacaatcacttttgatGTTGTGGCTTATCAAGGCGAGAATAGCCAGGAAACATTGGCACGTTTCTTTCAGGGTGATGTTGGTCGTTACATTGCCTTGGGTGGCAATCGATCAGCAAAGTATGACCAAGTAAGGGAGTTTTTGGAATCCCTGGCTTTGAACCCTCAAGATGCATCTTGGGCTGGCGCCCTTGTAGCAGAAACCTTTCCTGCATATGCAAAAACCTTCAAGCTGATTAAATCAGCCAAAAAGGATGGCAAAATTGATGTTGGAAAACTTGCACAACCAGGTTTTGCCAAGCTCATCAAGTCGACAGATGCTGCAGTGAAGTTTTACAAAGCCAAAGGGACAAAAGGAGACAATCTTTTATACACACATATGATCCTTCATAGAGCTGAACTACTACTGGCAGCTGGTGAAAAGAACAAAGCTAAGGCTGAGGTGGAAGAAGCCATTAATGTAATGCAAAGAAGAGGTTTAAAGGCCTTTGTTGTTCAGAAGATTAACGAAATTTGGCTGAACATGTGTGGAGAAGCTATACCAAAAGTATTTGATGCAAAGACAATGAGTAACAACATATTTATGTTTGAAGATAAGAACTTTGATCCAGATGATACTGCATATGGTGACAGGAATAGAGAATTTACTCTGACACTTGGTGAGGTCTTCTCACAGTTCAATGAGAGACACCTTGCTGCCTCTACTCTAATTGTCAATGACATGTTCAACTTGGCAGATGAGACAGAAGATCTCAAGTCAGTGATAGATTATGTGTACGAGCTGCAACATGGAAGAATGTACAATCAAGAGATGATCAAGTACGCATTTGCCTTGTTTGTCATTCATCATCCACTTGCACGTCAAGCTGGCCTGCGTTACCCTGAGAATACCACTCCTGCTAAGCCAAATCCGTTTCTTGAAACTAGACCAACAGGACCTCCAGATGAATCCTGGATGAATTACTGGAGGAATGATTCTGAGTTTGTTTACCACCATGATCACTGGCATAGAGTCTATGTTGGTCAAAGTCTTCCTAGTTCTGCTGGTACCCATTTGGACAGGCAGGGGGAGCTGTTTGGTTATATGCATCAACAGATGTTGGCCAGATACAATGCAGAGAGGGAAGCTCAGGGTCTGCCAGTTGTTGTTCCATATGAGTTTGATGAGGTAGAACCAGATGGCTGTGATCTGAGGCCAACATTTACACATCCGTCTTTTGCACCTCGCCCAGCTGGCATGAAATGGAGTGACAATAACATTCAACAGTTCCGACAGTGGGACTATGCTCTGAATAATGTCATTCAGACTGGTCAGATATATGGTCCTAATATGGAGACCATTAACTTGCGTGATCCTCAGACCGGCAGTGCCTATTTCGGTCCCAATTACTTTGGTCACATTGTAGAGGCAACTACTAGTACATTCTACAGATATTATGGTAGCTTACATAACATGGGTCATGGAGTGTTTGGTTCCATTGGTCAGCCACCGAAACGTAGCAGCTACATGAACTCCACTGCTACTGCTGTGCGTGATCCCATATTCTTTAGATGGCACAAGCGTGTTGATACCTACATTGAGAATTTCAATAACACACTGGCAACAGAGCTGGCTGCAAACGCCCCTGACGTGAGGATTACACCAGGTGATGTCATAATCACTAGTTCTCCTACACCACCAGCTAATTTTGGCAACTTTGGTGGATCAACCTGGATAGTCAATGACTTTGCTTCAGATAATATTTATACTGAACTAGGCCCAGCTAAGTTTGATGGTGAATTTGGAAAGCTCACACGTGAACCCTATTCATATCACATCAGGGTTACTAGGACCAATCCAAGTACAATAAGTAATCCTCTGTACCTGACCATTCGCATTTTTATCTGTCCTGCCAATACTGCAGCGGACCGAAGGAGGTGGATTGAGATGGACAAGTTTCGTTACATCCTTCCAGCTAACCAGCCAGCTGGTGTGATCTCACGTCAAGACAAGCACTCTAGTGTTATCCGCCGTTTTCCAGAGGACATGCAAGACGACATAGAAGGAAATACCACCAATACAGTTAGTGGCTTCTGTGAGTGCGGTTGGCCTTACAACATGCTTTTCCCATGCGGGACAGCCAGAGGTGAGCCCTTTAAGATCTGTGTGTTCATCTCAGACAACAATGTTGACCAACAAGGTATCCGTACACACTGTGGTAGCCTGAGTTACTGTGGTGCTCAAGGGCAGAAGTATCCAGATCAGAAACAGATGGGATATCCTTTTGCTACTCCAATGCTTGTTAATGGTCAACCAGTTAGTGTAGATCAAGCTGCTACTCAACTAAGGAACATGGCTGTAGCAGATTTCAGCATAGTTAATAGAGATGTTCGTTATGGGTCACCCATGGCCACAACAACTGTGGCAATCCCACAGTATGATCAGATAGCTTGGTATTCTCAAGACCAGCTCAACATCAGCAGGCAATCTCCATATGTTGCAAGTCAGTGGACTGGTGTTTTCAGGGTACTGATTGATGGGTCAGCTACTAAGGGATCTGGTAACAATTTTGTGGTTCGATTTGAGGGTCGAGGTTATGGGAATGGCCCCTACTCTATTGCTAATGTTAACATTGGAAAACGCCTACCAAGGACATTGAGCATAACCGGTCAAGCCAAAACCATAAACTTTGAAGGTGGCCAAGGGGTAATCGTGGTGATCCCTGAAGGTGGGGCTCAGTCTTTGCCAGTTGAAATGCCGtttgaagaagatgatgactaCTTTGTCACTTTCCAAGTGCTGCAACCATCTTGCTTCCTGCGTAACCCAACAAGTACAGGACAAACCTTGTACTCATCACAAGGTGGTCAGGATCTTGCTTTGTTGCCAAATTGGGATAATGCCTATGAGCAAGCAGTGACTAACATTTATGCTGTATCAAAGATTGTTCTCTCAAAGTAG
- the LOC136244329 gene encoding uncharacterized protein isoform X2 encodes MSSTDIQGFQFSGSYKGDGADSESLELRIDWDPISEYAKSLQIVSGDIFAGGNWQMSFFVKKLSVESSDDKSAKITGEGKVWDSKSKVSIEVIVTKDYGDEVNATVNLKIEDTERSFSCSRYTRFYRTVEVEIDYTSEKFYLPKYNTHLHPSRPPFLSQRDIDLFSAYADAGIDLQLDSEECTLVADPDPNTAWTNAELYEIQKKECESEDPNKWKIWGVITEKYAHGSSVVAAMFDTNTRKGFGVFTEAGLLSGLPPTFPKQGQILSLKEKMALRHYLFAVVHECGHAFNLQHCFSLGRPDSLTWMNYASAYNRTNGSDAFFRNFEFKFDDIELMWLRHGPYNKVKPGEGNWGKLSPSIIPASLDPDDPRSWAKLLTFDVRLSKTEYTQMEPITLECRLRLTDTCTHSVFIETGFSPKYDLVKIYVTRPSGEIEQVNGCDTQDLIGSSMELYPLGSPDGPDRHSELVMLLYEADGFLFKEPGTYKIVAVYKSSDKELISNTITFDVVAYQGENSQETLARFFQGDVGRYIALGGNRSAKYDQVREFLESLALNPQDASWAGALVAETFPAYAKTFKLIKSAKKDGKIDVGKLAQPGFAKLIKSTDAAVKFYKAKGTKGDNLLYTHMILHRAELLLAAGEKNKAKAEVEEAINVMQRRGLKAFVVQKINEIWLNMCGEAIPKVFDAKTMSNNIFMFEDKNFDPDDTAYGDRNREFTLTLGEVFSQFNERHLAASTLIVNDMFNLADETEDLKSVIDYVYELQHGRMYNQEMIKYAFALFVIHHPLARQAGLRYPENTTPAKPNPFLETRPTGPPDESWMNYWRNDSEFVYHHDHWHRVYVGQSLPSSAGTHLDRQGELFGYMHQQMLARYNAEREAQGLPVVVPYEFDEVEPDGCDLRPTFTHPSFAPRPAGMKWSDNNIQQFRQWDYALNNVIQTGQIYGPNMETINLRDPQTGSAYFGPNYFGHIVEATTSTFYRYYGSLHNMGHGVFGSIGQPPKRSSYMNSTATAVRDPIFFRWHKRVDTYIENFNNTLATELAANAPDVRITPGDVIITSSPTPPANFGNFGGSTWIVNDFASDNIYTELGPAKFDGEFGKLTREPYSYHIRVTRTNPSTISNPLYLTIRIFICPANTAADRRRWIEMDKFRYILPANQPAGVISRQDKHSSVIRRFPEDMQDDIEGNTTNTVSGFCECGWPYNMLFPCGTARGEPFKICVFISDNNVDQQGIRTHCGSLSYCGAQGQKYPDQKQMGYPFATPMLVNGQPVSVDQAATQLRNMAVADFSIVNRDVRYGSPMATTTVAIPQYDQIAWYSQDQLNISRQSPYVASQWTGVFRVLIDGSATKGSGNNFVVRFEGRGYGNGPYSIANVNIGKRLPRTLSITGQAKTINFEGGQGVIVVIPEGGAQSLPVEMPFEEDDDYFVTFQVLQPSCFLRNPTSTGQTLYSSQGGQDLALLPNWDNAYEQAVTNIYAVSKIVLSK; translated from the coding sequence GTTTCCAGTTCAGTGGAAGCTACAAAGGAGATGGAGCTGATTCTGAAAGTCTTGAGCTAAGAATTGATTGGGACCCAATTTCTGAATATGCCAAAAGCTTACAAATTGTGTCCGGAGATATTTTTGCTGGAGGAAATTGGCAGATGTCCTTCTTTGTAAAGAAGCTGAGTGTTGAATCATCTGATGATAAATCTGCCAAGATAACTGGTGAAGGAAAGGTATGGGACTCCAAGTCTAAAGTTTCTATTGAGGTAATTGTTACAAAAGATTATGGAGATGAGGTAAACGCGACAGTCAATTTGAAAATTGAAGATACAGAAAGGTCCTTTAGCTGTTCCCGCTACACCAGATTCTATCGCACAGTAGAAGTGGAAATTGACTACACTTCAGAGAAGTTCTACTTGCCAAAGTACAATACCCACTTGCATCCATCAAGACCACCATTTTTGTCCCAACGAGATATTGATCTCTTCAGTGCATATGCTGATGCTGGCATAGACCTACAACTGGACAGTGAAGAGTGTACACTGGTTGCTGATCCTGACCCCAACACAGCATGGACTAATGCTGAACTCTATGAAATCCAGAAGAAGGAATGTGAAAGTGAAGACCCCAACAAATGGAAGATCTGGGGTGTTATCACAGAGAAGTATGCACATGGCTCTTCAGTTGTTGCCGCAATGTTTGATACCAACACTAGAAAGGGATTTGGAGTTTTCACTGAAGCTGGTTTGCTGTCTGGTTTACCACCTACTTTTCCTAAACAAGGTCAAATTCTGTCACTGAAAGAAAAGATGGCACTACGTCATTATTTGTTTGCTGTAGTTCATGAGTGTGGACATGCCTTTAATTTGCAGCATTGCTTCAGTTTAGGCAGGCCTGATAGCCTTACGTGGATGAATTATGCATCAGCGTACAATCGCACAAACGGCAGCGATGCTTTCTTCAGAAATTTTGAATTCAAATTTGATGATATTGAGCTTATGTGGCTGCGACATGGTCCCTACAACAAGGTGAAACCAGGAGAAGGTAACTGGGGGAAATTGTCTCCATCTATTATCCCTGCTAGTCTTGATCCAGATGATCCAAGGAGTTGGGCTAAGCTACTGACATTTGATGTCCGCTTGTCTAAGACAGAGTATACCCAAATGGAGCCCATTACATTAGAGTGCAGGCTGCGACTCACAGACACCTGTACTCATTCTGTTTTTATTGAAACTGGCTTTTCACCCAAGTATGACCTTGTGAAGATTTATGTCACACGTCCATCAGGAGAAATAGAGCAGGTAAATGGCTGTGATACTCAAGATTTAATTGGTTCTTCCATGGAGTTGTATCCTCTGGGGTCTCCAGATGGTCCTGATCGTCACAGTGAACTGGTGATGCTGCTTTATGAAGCAGATGGCTTTTTGTTTAAAGAACCTGGTACATATAAGATTGTAGCAGTTTATAAATCTAGTGATAAAGAGCTCATTAgtaatacaatcacttttgatGTTGTGGCTTATCAAGGCGAGAATAGCCAGGAAACATTGGCACGTTTCTTTCAGGGTGATGTTGGTCGTTACATTGCCTTGGGTGGCAATCGATCAGCAAAGTATGACCAAGTAAGGGAGTTTTTGGAATCCCTGGCTTTGAACCCTCAAGATGCATCTTGGGCTGGCGCCCTTGTAGCAGAAACCTTTCCTGCATATGCAAAAACCTTCAAGCTGATTAAATCAGCCAAAAAGGATGGCAAAATTGATGTTGGAAAACTTGCACAACCAGGTTTTGCCAAGCTCATCAAGTCGACAGATGCTGCAGTGAAGTTTTACAAAGCCAAAGGGACAAAAGGAGACAATCTTTTATACACACATATGATCCTTCATAGAGCTGAACTACTACTGGCAGCTGGTGAAAAGAACAAAGCTAAGGCTGAGGTGGAAGAAGCCATTAATGTAATGCAAAGAAGAGGTTTAAAGGCCTTTGTTGTTCAGAAGATTAACGAAATTTGGCTGAACATGTGTGGAGAAGCTATACCAAAAGTATTTGATGCAAAGACAATGAGTAACAACATATTTATGTTTGAAGATAAGAACTTTGATCCAGATGATACTGCATATGGTGACAGGAATAGAGAATTTACTCTGACACTTGGTGAGGTCTTCTCACAGTTCAATGAGAGACACCTTGCTGCCTCTACTCTAATTGTCAATGACATGTTCAACTTGGCAGATGAGACAGAAGATCTCAAGTCAGTGATAGATTATGTGTACGAGCTGCAACATGGAAGAATGTACAATCAAGAGATGATCAAGTACGCATTTGCCTTGTTTGTCATTCATCATCCACTTGCACGTCAAGCTGGCCTGCGTTACCCTGAGAATACCACTCCTGCTAAGCCAAATCCGTTTCTTGAAACTAGACCAACAGGACCTCCAGATGAATCCTGGATGAATTACTGGAGGAATGATTCTGAGTTTGTTTACCACCATGATCACTGGCATAGAGTCTATGTTGGTCAAAGTCTTCCTAGTTCTGCTGGTACCCATTTGGACAGGCAGGGGGAGCTGTTTGGTTATATGCATCAACAGATGTTGGCCAGATACAATGCAGAGAGGGAAGCTCAGGGTCTGCCAGTTGTTGTTCCATATGAGTTTGATGAGGTAGAACCAGATGGCTGTGATCTGAGGCCAACATTTACACATCCGTCTTTTGCACCTCGCCCAGCTGGCATGAAATGGAGTGACAATAACATTCAACAGTTCCGACAGTGGGACTATGCTCTGAATAATGTCATTCAGACTGGTCAGATATATGGTCCTAATATGGAGACCATTAACTTGCGTGATCCTCAGACCGGCAGTGCCTATTTCGGTCCCAATTACTTTGGTCACATTGTAGAGGCAACTACTAGTACATTCTACAGATATTATGGTAGCTTACATAACATGGGTCATGGAGTGTTTGGTTCCATTGGTCAGCCACCGAAACGTAGCAGCTACATGAACTCCACTGCTACTGCTGTGCGTGATCCCATATTCTTTAGATGGCACAAGCGTGTTGATACCTACATTGAGAATTTCAATAACACACTGGCAACAGAGCTGGCTGCAAACGCCCCTGACGTGAGGATTACACCAGGTGATGTCATAATCACTAGTTCTCCTACACCACCAGCTAATTTTGGCAACTTTGGTGGATCAACCTGGATAGTCAATGACTTTGCTTCAGATAATATTTATACTGAACTAGGCCCAGCTAAGTTTGATGGTGAATTTGGAAAGCTCACACGTGAACCCTATTCATATCACATCAGGGTTACTAGGACCAATCCAAGTACAATAAGTAATCCTCTGTACCTGACCATTCGCATTTTTATCTGTCCTGCCAATACTGCAGCGGACCGAAGGAGGTGGATTGAGATGGACAAGTTTCGTTACATCCTTCCAGCTAACCAGCCAGCTGGTGTGATCTCACGTCAAGACAAGCACTCTAGTGTTATCCGCCGTTTTCCAGAGGACATGCAAGACGACATAGAAGGAAATACCACCAATACAGTTAGTGGCTTCTGTGAGTGCGGTTGGCCTTACAACATGCTTTTCCCATGCGGGACAGCCAGAGGTGAGCCCTTTAAGATCTGTGTGTTCATCTCAGACAACAATGTTGACCAACAAGGTATCCGTACACACTGTGGTAGCCTGAGTTACTGTGGTGCTCAAGGGCAGAAGTATCCAGATCAGAAACAGATGGGATATCCTTTTGCTACTCCAATGCTTGTTAATGGTCAACCAGTTAGTGTAGATCAAGCTGCTACTCAACTAAGGAACATGGCTGTAGCAGATTTCAGCATAGTTAATAGAGATGTTCGTTATGGGTCACCCATGGCCACAACAACTGTGGCAATCCCACAGTATGATCAGATAGCTTGGTATTCTCAAGACCAGCTCAACATCAGCAGGCAATCTCCATATGTTGCAAGTCAGTGGACTGGTGTTTTCAGGGTACTGATTGATGGGTCAGCTACTAAGGGATCTGGTAACAATTTTGTGGTTCGATTTGAGGGTCGAGGTTATGGGAATGGCCCCTACTCTATTGCTAATGTTAACATTGGAAAACGCCTACCAAGGACATTGAGCATAACCGGTCAAGCCAAAACCATAAACTTTGAAGGTGGCCAAGGGGTAATCGTGGTGATCCCTGAAGGTGGGGCTCAGTCTTTGCCAGTTGAAATGCCGtttgaagaagatgatgactaCTTTGTCACTTTCCAAGTGCTGCAACCATCTTGCTTCCTGCGTAACCCAACAAGTACAGGACAAACCTTGTACTCATCACAAGGTGGTCAGGATCTTGCTTTGTTGCCAAATTGGGATAATGCCTATGAGCAAGCAGTGACTAACATTTATGCTGTATCAAAGATTGTTCTCTCAAAGTAG